One Phycisphaerae bacterium DNA window includes the following coding sequences:
- a CDS encoding SH3 domain-containing protein — translation MNLHTRRAAWMSWVITASLVASALGQTTQPAAAGRMIQGKIKGTNVNVRSGADTNYYVVTKLNRGDTVTIVHESFNWVEILPPKGCFSVIDKNYVEKADDGSGTLNGDAWVYAGSEIDERRYAKQVQLKKGEKVQILGETADGKCYKIAPPLGATVWVHGDFVDRPGATGGDQPATGERIPPGTLSLAQAGVTTSRPAKEPALTPVAKGSEPAFGENIVKTTGLEPIKPELLTTKNDEHRAAIAKIEAGIDAESAKPAKQRNFEQFIKDLEPLASQSDDEVAKLYAETRIKQIRSLAEASRAIEEMRRLKNEAEEKADAERVRLEELRRKRIEEFPTDWVDVRGEIRLSGLFDGTGGRSKRWRVVEPGVTPAKTLAYIEVPEGSSINPSDYLDKYVEIKAEARKLSSAAMPVPVYTVRQIKLAERPARGKPPAGVMTRPAGPVTTK, via the coding sequence ATGAACCTGCACACACGACGAGCGGCATGGATGTCCTGGGTCATCACGGCAAGTCTGGTGGCCTCGGCGTTGGGTCAGACCACGCAGCCGGCGGCGGCCGGTCGCATGATTCAAGGTAAGATCAAGGGAACCAACGTCAACGTGCGGAGCGGAGCGGATACGAACTACTACGTCGTGACGAAGCTCAACCGCGGCGACACGGTGACCATCGTCCACGAATCGTTCAACTGGGTGGAGATCCTGCCTCCCAAAGGCTGCTTCAGCGTGATCGACAAGAACTACGTCGAAAAAGCCGACGACGGCAGCGGCACGCTGAATGGCGACGCGTGGGTCTATGCCGGCAGCGAGATCGACGAGCGCCGATACGCCAAACAGGTGCAGCTCAAGAAGGGCGAGAAGGTCCAGATTCTCGGCGAGACGGCCGACGGGAAGTGCTATAAGATTGCCCCCCCTCTCGGGGCCACTGTCTGGGTTCATGGTGATTTCGTGGACCGGCCCGGGGCCACGGGCGGCGACCAGCCCGCGACGGGTGAGCGGATCCCGCCCGGCACACTGAGTCTTGCTCAGGCAGGAGTCACGACAAGCAGACCCGCCAAGGAACCGGCGCTGACGCCGGTGGCCAAGGGCAGCGAGCCTGCCTTCGGCGAGAACATTGTCAAAACGACCGGTCTGGAACCTATCAAACCCGAGCTGCTCACCACAAAAAATGATGAGCATCGCGCGGCGATTGCCAAGATCGAGGCCGGAATCGACGCTGAGTCTGCCAAGCCTGCCAAGCAGCGGAATTTCGAGCAGTTTATCAAGGATTTGGAGCCGCTGGCGTCCCAGTCGGACGATGAGGTCGCGAAACTGTATGCCGAGACGCGCATCAAGCAGATTCGCAGTCTGGCCGAGGCCTCAAGGGCCATTGAGGAGATGCGCAGGCTGAAAAACGAGGCCGAAGAGAAGGCCGATGCCGAACGGGTCAGGCTCGAGGAATTGCGGAGAAAGAGGATCGAGGAGTTTCCGACGGACTGGGTCGACGTGCGCGGGGAGATTCGTCTCAGCGGGCTCTTTGACGGTACTGGCGGCCGATCCAAGCGCTGGCGGGTGGTCGAACCGGGCGTCACGCCCGCCAAGACGCTGGCATATATCGAAGTTCCCGAGGGCAGTTCGATCAACCCGTCGGACTATCTGGACAAGTATGTTGAGATCAAAGCCGAAGCCCGCAAGCTGAGTTCGGCGGCGATGCCCGTGCCGGTCTACACTGTTCGGCAAATCAAATTGGCTGAGCGGCCTGCTCGCGGCAAACCGCCGGCCGGGGTGATGACTCGTCCCGCCGGGCCGGTGACAACAAAGTGA
- a CDS encoding aminotransferase class IV, with protein MAVVSRPIRIIGTKTVFPVPCRAGLSADGMTGEEYSRTVYTAPNVGRRDAAGDDRQPDLRERDKARLQMNEKVYLNGDIIDLAKAVVTVSNPSLLHGVGLFETLRAYDGRAFLLQRHIDRMTDSAKHFDMPVLQLVEQIPDAVAAVLAANRLKNARIRFTVMPPGAQDGHERSTLLVAAQETAGYPPVLYERGMTVHLNTRWRQSDLDPLAGHKTTSYFSRLLALRDAQAAGCGEGLWFTPENRLAQGCISNVFVVKEGVLRTPPLDTPVVPGITRQVVIELATEAGVKTEQVPLTVNDLLDADEVFLTNSVMEIMPVTRIERKAVSNEKPGPITGQLQQAYNAMTRQTKSTS; from the coding sequence GTGGCGGTCGTAAGTCGCCCCATCAGGATCATCGGCACAAAAACCGTCTTCCCTGTACCGTGCCGGGCCGGCTTGTCGGCCGATGGCATGACGGGTGAAGAGTATTCGCGAACGGTGTATACTGCGCCGAATGTGGGCAGACGAGATGCCGCAGGCGATGATCGCCAGCCCGACCTGCGCGAGCGCGATAAGGCAAGGCTGCAGATGAATGAAAAGGTTTATCTTAACGGCGACATCATCGACCTAGCCAAGGCTGTCGTGACGGTGTCGAATCCCTCGCTGCTCCACGGAGTGGGCCTCTTTGAAACCCTGCGCGCCTATGACGGTCGAGCTTTTCTCCTCCAACGACACATTGACCGGATGACCGACTCTGCCAAGCACTTCGACATGCCTGTGCTTCAACTGGTGGAGCAGATTCCAGACGCGGTGGCTGCGGTGCTCGCCGCCAACAGGCTCAAAAACGCCCGCATTCGATTCACCGTCATGCCGCCGGGTGCGCAAGACGGCCACGAGCGATCTACCCTCCTGGTTGCCGCTCAAGAGACGGCCGGCTACCCGCCCGTCCTGTATGAACGGGGGATGACCGTCCACCTAAATACCCGTTGGAGACAATCCGATCTCGACCCGCTGGCCGGGCACAAGACCACGAGCTATTTCTCCCGCCTGCTGGCTCTTCGGGATGCACAGGCCGCGGGCTGCGGCGAAGGATTGTGGTTCACCCCCGAAAACCGGCTGGCCCAGGGATGCATCAGCAACGTTTTTGTCGTTAAGGAAGGCGTACTTCGCACCCCGCCGCTGGATACTCCCGTTGTGCCCGGAATCACCCGTCAAGTGGTCATCGAACTTGCGACAGAGGCCGGCGTTAAGACCGAACAAGTTCCCCTGACCGTCAACGACCTGCTCGATGCCGACGAGGTCTTTCTCACCAACTCGGTCATGGAGATCATGCCGGTGACCCGGATCGAGAGAAAAGCGGTCAGCAACGAGAAGCCGGGACCGATCACCGGGCAATTACAGCAAGCCTACAACGCGATGACGCGACAGACCAAATCGACAAGCTGA
- the surE gene encoding 5'/3'-nucleotidase SurE: MRFLLTNDDGYDAPGLRALHEAVGSLPGVEIGIIAPAVAQSGTSHSTSESFICRQVCLEGMGQITVAEGTPADCVRAALHLPGHPRPDWVIAGINRGSNLGVDIFYSGTVAAAREAAILGVPAIAISQLVKPSMPDDWLSSARLAAAIMAAITLPEQPPSPWVDQKCFDMVRRALLDAALSAAALSPSHPVAPVRPMTGFPSQGCPAAPCWNVNLPRSSDGRPPLGACVAPISSDPPAFGLTPMSQGNGITRLTYVGRYHERQATPGTDVALAFAGYITLSPLALV, from the coding sequence TTGCGGTTCCTCCTGACCAACGACGACGGTTACGACGCCCCAGGCCTGCGAGCCCTTCATGAAGCCGTTGGCAGCCTGCCCGGCGTAGAGATCGGCATCATCGCCCCCGCCGTTGCTCAGAGCGGCACGAGCCATTCAACAAGCGAGAGTTTCATCTGTCGCCAGGTCTGCCTGGAAGGCATGGGGCAGATCACGGTGGCTGAGGGTACTCCGGCCGATTGCGTCCGCGCGGCGCTTCATCTGCCCGGTCATCCAAGGCCGGATTGGGTCATCGCCGGAATCAACCGCGGGAGCAACCTCGGCGTTGACATCTTCTACTCAGGTACGGTAGCCGCCGCCCGCGAGGCTGCCATCCTCGGAGTGCCGGCCATCGCGATCTCGCAACTGGTGAAACCATCGATGCCCGACGATTGGCTCAGCTCGGCGCGCCTTGCCGCCGCGATCATGGCCGCGATCACTTTGCCTGAGCAACCTCCGTCGCCTTGGGTAGACCAGAAGTGCTTCGACATGGTGCGCAGGGCGTTGCTCGACGCCGCCCTATCGGCCGCAGCCTTGTCCCCAAGCCACCCTGTCGCTCCCGTCCGGCCGATGACTGGTTTCCCATCCCAGGGTTGCCCGGCCGCACCCTGCTGGAACGTGAATCTCCCCAGATCATCAGATGGCCGCCCGCCGCTGGGGGCCTGCGTCGCTCCGATCAGCTCCGATCCGCCCGCCTTCGGCCTCACCCCTATGTCCCAGGGCAACGGCATCACCCGCTTGACGTATGTCGGCCGATACCACGAACGCCAAGCCACCCCGGGTACCGATGTGGCATTGGCTTTTGCCGGATACATCACCTTGAGTCCACTGGCCCTGGTGTGA